The following proteins come from a genomic window of Halomarina ordinaria:
- a CDS encoding acyl-CoA synthetase, with protein sequence MTDAPHLDAYRFHEREFDDYDHLLDAFEWEVPDRFNMASYVCDRWADDEGRVALYAEAEDGTRREYTYREFHEVSNRLANCLADRGVERGDRVGVNCPQKPETVFAHVAAWKLGAVSVPLSTLFGTDALSYRLADSEAKACVVDAANVDTLRAVREDLPDLETVLTVDCEPEGDEDLLWDAVEEHGREHETVDTDAEDDAIVIYTSGTTGAPKGVLHAHRMLLGHLPLFLTTFCNVSIEADDVYWTPAEWAWVASLFDVLFPGLYYGKPVLAYDGGPFDPETAFELIERYGVTNYFAPPTALRMMMQVESPRERFDVDTVRVIPSGGESLGQSIVDWAEATFDGAAVHEGYGQTEANLVVGDCTALTEFREGKMGRRGPGHDVRIVDPETAELVEDPDTVGEIAVRYEGDPVCFVEYLNRPRKTEAKVRNGWLLTEDLGEMDADGYVTFRGRTDDVIISAGYRIGPEEIEESLAGHDAVADAAVVGVDDEERGEVPKAFVVLADGYEASDDLREDLRTFVRERLAQYEYPREVEFIDDLPTTTTGKVRRADLRE encoded by the coding sequence ATGACCGACGCACCGCACCTCGACGCCTACCGGTTCCACGAACGCGAGTTCGACGACTACGACCACCTGCTCGACGCCTTCGAGTGGGAGGTGCCAGACCGGTTCAACATGGCGTCGTACGTCTGCGACCGCTGGGCCGACGACGAGGGACGGGTCGCCCTCTACGCCGAGGCCGAGGACGGGACGCGCCGGGAGTACACCTATCGCGAGTTCCACGAGGTGTCGAACCGCCTCGCGAACTGCCTCGCCGACCGGGGGGTCGAGCGGGGCGACCGGGTGGGGGTGAACTGCCCGCAGAAACCCGAGACGGTGTTCGCGCACGTCGCGGCGTGGAAACTCGGCGCCGTCTCCGTTCCCCTCAGTACGCTGTTCGGCACCGACGCTCTCTCCTATCGCCTCGCCGACAGCGAGGCGAAAGCCTGCGTCGTCGACGCCGCGAACGTCGACACCCTCCGGGCAGTGCGCGAGGACCTCCCCGACCTGGAGACGGTCCTCACCGTCGACTGCGAACCCGAGGGCGACGAGGACCTGCTGTGGGACGCCGTCGAGGAGCACGGGAGAGAACACGAAACCGTCGACACCGACGCGGAGGACGACGCCATCGTCATCTACACCTCGGGGACGACCGGGGCCCCGAAGGGCGTCCTGCACGCCCACCGGATGTTGCTCGGGCACCTCCCGCTCTTCCTCACCACGTTCTGTAACGTGAGCATCGAGGCGGACGACGTCTACTGGACGCCCGCGGAGTGGGCGTGGGTCGCCTCGCTGTTCGACGTGCTCTTCCCCGGTCTCTACTACGGCAAGCCCGTCCTCGCGTACGACGGCGGGCCGTTCGACCCCGAGACGGCGTTCGAACTCATCGAGCGCTACGGCGTGACCAACTACTTCGCGCCGCCGACCGCCCTCCGGATGATGATGCAGGTCGAGTCGCCCCGCGAGCGCTTCGACGTCGACACCGTCCGCGTCATCCCCTCCGGCGGGGAGTCGCTCGGCCAGTCCATCGTCGACTGGGCCGAGGCGACCTTCGACGGGGCGGCCGTCCACGAGGGGTACGGTCAGACCGAGGCGAACCTCGTCGTCGGCGACTGCACCGCCCTCACCGAGTTCCGCGAGGGGAAGATGGGTCGCCGCGGCCCCGGCCACGACGTCCGCATCGTCGACCCCGAGACGGCGGAACTCGTCGAGGACCCCGACACCGTCGGGGAGATCGCCGTCCGGTACGAGGGCGACCCCGTCTGCTTCGTGGAGTACCTCAACAGACCCCGGAAGACCGAGGCGAAGGTCAGGAACGGCTGGCTCCTCACCGAGGACCTCGGGGAGATGGACGCGGACGGCTACGTCACGTTCCGGGGGCGCACGGACGACGTCATCATCAGCGCCGGCTACCGCATCGGCCCCGAGGAGATAGAGGAGTCGCTGGCGGGCCACGACGCCGTCGCCGACGCCGCCGTCGTCGGCGTGGACGACGAGGAGCGCGGCGAGGTGCCGAAGGCGTTCGTCGTCCTCGCCGACGGCTACGAGGCGAGCGACGACCTGCGCGAGGACCTCAGAACCTTCGTCCGCGAGCGCCTCGCGCAGTACGAGTACCCACGCGAGGTGGAGTTCATCGACGACCTCCCGACGACGACCACCGGGAAGGTCCGTCGCGCGGACCTGCGCGAGTAG
- a CDS encoding energy-coupling factor ABC transporter permease, translating into MHTPDGFLHPWMAGAFLALSAVVLLAGARRVDTDLTERRVQLFGVVTAGVFAAQLLNWPIPGGTSAHFVGGAFAALVLGPHLGALSVALVVTVQAVVFGDGGLLALGANVWNMAVVEAYVGWAVYRALADWNRPAAVVLAGWVGITAGAAAAGLQLGLSPAFGYDLLTVLSVMVGGHAALGLGEGLLTYAGVRLFSREVETGSTEGVTA; encoded by the coding sequence ATGCACACACCGGATGGGTTCTTGCACCCGTGGATGGCGGGCGCGTTCCTGGCGCTCTCGGCGGTCGTCCTGCTCGCCGGCGCCAGGCGCGTCGACACCGACCTGACCGAGCGGCGCGTCCAGCTGTTCGGCGTCGTGACGGCGGGCGTCTTCGCCGCGCAGTTACTGAACTGGCCGATTCCCGGCGGGACGAGCGCGCACTTCGTCGGCGGCGCGTTCGCCGCGCTCGTGCTCGGCCCACACCTCGGCGCGCTCAGCGTCGCGCTCGTCGTGACCGTCCAGGCCGTCGTCTTCGGCGACGGCGGCCTCCTCGCGCTCGGCGCGAACGTCTGGAACATGGCGGTCGTCGAGGCGTACGTCGGCTGGGCCGTCTACCGGGCGCTCGCCGACTGGAACCGCCCCGCAGCGGTCGTGCTCGCGGGCTGGGTCGGTATCACCGCGGGCGCCGCCGCCGCCGGCCTCCAGCTCGGCCTCTCGCCCGCCTTCGGCTACGACCTCCTCACCGTCCTCTCGGTGATGGTCGGCGGGCACGCCGCCCTCGGCCTCGGCGAGGGGCTGCTCACCTACGCGGGCGTCCGCCTGTTCTCGCGCGAGGTCGAGACGGGGAGTACAGAAGGGGTGACCGCGTGA